Proteins from a genomic interval of Mesobacillus sp. S13:
- a CDS encoding coproporphyrinogen III oxidase — protein MRINIKGIQDDRFQRPLGLIANLFFEESVVVLSGTEHEANATIEFDVNNVEGQFIVKAALVAEGKTFTAEANKEIPTGLSDKEEFKLLKTVISRAYLKVLQDWTGMIQKWGILTGVRPTKLLHKKLREGMDQQFAHKELKEQYLISDEKIQLMQQIVDRQLAVLPDLYDLKNGVSIYIGIPFCPTKCAYCTFPAYAINGRQGSVDSFLGGLHHEIRQIGDWLKKNDIKITTVYYGGGTPTSITAEEMDMLYEEVQQSFPDVEKIREVTVEAGRPDTITPEKLEVLKKWNIDRISINPQSYIQETLKAIGRHHTVEETIEKFHLAREMGMNNINMDLIIGLPGEGTEEFAHTLSETEKLMPESLTVHTLSFKRASEMTRNKQKYKVAGRDEIERMMNMAESWTKEHDYVPYYLYRQKNILGNLENVGYAFPEQESLYNIIIMEEQQTIIGLGCGASSKFIDPETGVITQFSNPKDPKSYNDSFEEYANKKIEILDSLFNKTSSRR, from the coding sequence ATGAGAATTAATATAAAAGGTATACAAGATGACAGATTTCAGCGTCCCTTAGGATTGATCGCTAATTTGTTTTTTGAAGAATCCGTAGTAGTATTAAGCGGGACGGAACATGAAGCCAATGCAACAATTGAATTCGATGTCAATAATGTCGAAGGGCAGTTTATTGTAAAAGCAGCCCTTGTAGCAGAAGGGAAGACTTTTACAGCAGAGGCTAATAAAGAAATCCCAACAGGTTTGAGCGATAAGGAAGAATTCAAATTGCTTAAAACCGTCATTTCAAGAGCTTATTTAAAAGTGCTCCAAGACTGGACAGGAATGATCCAGAAATGGGGTATTCTAACTGGCGTCCGCCCTACAAAGCTTTTGCATAAAAAGCTCCGTGAAGGTATGGACCAGCAGTTTGCTCATAAAGAGTTGAAGGAACAGTATTTGATATCGGATGAAAAAATCCAGCTCATGCAGCAGATCGTTGACCGTCAGCTTGCGGTCCTGCCTGATTTGTACGATTTGAAAAATGGTGTAAGCATATATATTGGCATCCCATTTTGCCCAACGAAGTGTGCTTACTGCACCTTCCCTGCTTATGCTATCAACGGTCGCCAGGGTTCTGTGGATTCTTTCCTTGGCGGGCTTCATCATGAAATCCGCCAAATCGGGGACTGGCTGAAGAAGAATGATATCAAGATTACGACCGTTTACTATGGTGGGGGCACACCGACATCGATTACCGCTGAAGAAATGGATATGCTGTATGAAGAGGTTCAGCAGTCATTCCCGGATGTCGAGAAGATCAGGGAAGTAACTGTCGAAGCCGGCCGGCCGGATACAATCACACCTGAGAAACTGGAGGTGCTGAAAAAGTGGAATATCGATCGCATCAGCATCAACCCTCAGTCTTACATCCAGGAAACATTGAAGGCCATCGGGCGTCACCATACAGTGGAAGAAACGATTGAAAAATTCCATCTTGCCCGCGAAATGGGAATGAACAACATCAATATGGATTTGATCATCGGCCTTCCAGGAGAAGGGACAGAGGAATTTGCCCATACCCTTTCTGAAACGGAAAAGCTAATGCCGGAATCCTTGACGGTTCATACTCTTTCTTTTAAAAGAGCTTCAGAAATGACAAGGAATAAACAGAAGTATAAAGTTGCTGGGCGCGATGAAATAGAAAGAATGATGAATATGGCTGAATCATGGACAAAGGAACATGACTACGTGCCATACTATCTGTACAGGCAGAAGAACATTCTTGGAAACCTGGAGAATGTAGGCTATGCTTTCCCGGAACAAGAGAGCCTGTACAATATCATCATCATGGAAGAGCAGCAAACCATCATCGGTCTTGGATGCGGAGCATCGAGCAAGTTCATTGATCCCGAAACAGGTGTCATCACCCAATTTTCGAATCCAAAGGATCCGAAATCATATAACGACAGTTTTGAAGAATACGCGAATAAGAAAATCGAGATTCTCGACTCATTATTTAATAAAACTAGCTCCCGAAGATAA
- a CDS encoding YheC/YheD family protein, whose translation MTPAKSRSLPNNPIIALLTEINENHAPDFGKVHSFCEELHQGVSELGGSFYVFSLKGFSDQGVEGFSYDDKEDGWKKGFFPLPAVIYNRVSSRRTEISKGFKGFLNKLDALGIKIFNHRFLSKWEIHESLMKEDHLHPFIPETHLYSESLLESMLEKHDELYIKPVHGSQGRNIIQVGKTDGIFHASLSSLPTSDLREFKHVSELARSIAPIVGKRLCIIQQGIQLSELNGRRMDFRVLCHKNAQHFWKVTSIVARVSAEQLFVSNIARGGEIMKPGYTLALIFGREQAKHQLALMKELALETAEVISKYTEGLTGELGIDIGIDIKGNLWLIEANSKPSKNFEERGAKIRPSTKSIIEHCYGLCQS comes from the coding sequence ATGACGCCAGCAAAATCGAGAAGCTTACCCAACAATCCTATCATCGCTTTGCTGACTGAAATAAATGAAAATCATGCACCTGACTTTGGTAAAGTCCACTCCTTTTGCGAAGAGCTTCACCAGGGAGTTTCTGAATTAGGGGGAAGCTTTTATGTTTTTTCACTCAAAGGCTTTTCTGATCAAGGAGTGGAGGGCTTTTCTTATGATGATAAAGAGGATGGATGGAAAAAAGGGTTCTTCCCTCTTCCAGCTGTCATATATAATCGCGTATCGTCACGGAGAACCGAAATCAGCAAAGGATTTAAGGGATTTTTAAATAAATTGGATGCTCTCGGAATAAAGATATTTAATCACCGCTTCCTTTCGAAGTGGGAAATTCATGAATCTTTAATGAAAGAAGACCACTTGCATCCTTTCATACCAGAAACACATCTTTATTCTGAAAGTCTGCTCGAAAGCATGCTTGAAAAGCATGATGAGTTATACATTAAACCAGTACACGGCAGCCAGGGCCGCAATATTATCCAGGTAGGTAAAACAGATGGGATCTTCCATGCATCCCTTTCTTCACTGCCTACAAGTGACCTTCGAGAATTCAAACATGTATCAGAACTAGCCCGTTCCATTGCTCCCATCGTCGGAAAACGGCTTTGTATCATTCAGCAGGGAATACAGCTATCGGAACTAAATGGCAGAAGGATGGACTTCAGGGTCCTTTGCCATAAAAATGCCCAGCACTTCTGGAAGGTTACCTCCATCGTCGCCAGGGTTTCCGCTGAACAATTATTCGTATCAAATATAGCCCGCGGCGGCGAAATCATGAAGCCCGGCTATACACTGGCATTGATATTCGGAAGAGAGCAAGCGAAACATCAACTGGCGCTGATGAAGGAGCTGGCCCTTGAGACGGCAGAAGTCATCAGCAAATATACGGAGGGACTAACAGGCGAGTTGGGGATTGATATTGGAATCGATATAAAAGGAAACTTGTGGCTAATCGAAGCAAATTCCAAGCCCTCAAAAAACTTTGAAGAACGGGGAGCCAAAATCAGGCCCTCAACAAAATCCATCATTGAGCATTGCTACGGACTTTGCCAGTCATAA
- a CDS encoding YheE family protein, which produces MITHFQFKSLFENKDMPGWHFSFYYNKQKYTGIYHQNGDIQWTSEQPSDELHLKEQIHELMLFHVYDK; this is translated from the coding sequence TTGATTACTCATTTCCAATTCAAGTCATTATTTGAAAATAAAGATATGCCTGGCTGGCATTTTTCTTTTTATTACAATAAGCAGAAGTATACTGGTATCTATCATCAAAATGGAGATATTCAGTGGACATCTGAACAGCCATCCGACGAGCTGCATTTGAAAGAACAAATCCACGAGCTGATGCTCTTTCATGTATATGACAAGTGA
- a CDS encoding Cof-type HAD-IIB family hydrolase, translating to MIYRLLALNVDGTILQSNGRLHKSTRDAIEYVQQKGVYVTLVTSRSFPSAKKVAKALKINSLLVTHLGSYISNDLRSDPVFEKRISEDVTFQLVRFLESFPCQIRLVHEKFSLANKYKLNHNLLAKTVFTSGDPIFYSQQFTDSISEALVNDPVAPPKIEVYFEYEEDLKDAQQAINGMFSEVSLSRLNDYRLDIMPEGVSKLNGLIQLGEHLGIPLKEMVAIGDGYDDIDMIEAAGLGVAMGNASVEVKKAADWVTRSNNQHGVSYMVKEHFRKQQPIEFLRKMNIIKM from the coding sequence ATGATTTACCGTCTTCTTGCGCTTAATGTGGATGGAACGATTCTCCAATCAAATGGGAGGCTTCATAAATCCACAAGGGATGCGATTGAGTACGTTCAGCAAAAAGGAGTGTACGTGACTCTAGTAACTTCAAGAAGCTTTCCATCAGCCAAAAAAGTGGCTAAAGCGCTGAAAATAAATTCATTGCTTGTGACGCATCTAGGTTCTTATATTTCTAATGATCTTCGCAGTGATCCTGTTTTTGAAAAACGGATTTCTGAGGATGTCACCTTCCAGCTCGTCAGGTTCCTTGAGAGCTTCCCGTGCCAAATCCGGCTTGTTCATGAAAAGTTTTCACTGGCAAACAAGTATAAATTAAACCACAATCTGCTGGCGAAAACAGTTTTCACTTCTGGGGACCCGATCTTTTACTCACAGCAATTCACCGATTCTATCAGTGAAGCATTGGTCAATGATCCAGTCGCGCCTCCTAAAATTGAAGTCTATTTCGAATATGAAGAGGACTTGAAGGATGCCCAGCAAGCGATAAACGGGATGTTCTCAGAGGTGTCCCTGTCAAGGCTTAATGACTACAGGCTCGATATCATGCCCGAAGGTGTCTCAAAATTGAACGGACTGATTCAACTTGGGGAACACCTTGGAATCCCACTAAAGGAAATGGTCGCAATAGGTGATGGCTATGACGATATCGATATGATTGAAGCGGCCGGACTTGGCGTCGCAATGGGGAATGCATCAGTCGAAGTAAAAAAGGCTGCCGACTGGGTGACCCGCTCGAACAATCAGCATGGTGTAAGCTATATGGTCAAGGAACACTTTCGCAAACAACAGCCAATCGAATTTCTCAGAAAGATGAATATTATAAAAATGTAA
- a CDS encoding YlbF family regulator, whose product MAVNTYDSAYELEKAIRNSSEYTELKKLYDAVNSDESAKRMFENFRNIQMQLQEKQMTGQEITQEEVEQAQKTVALVQQHELISKLMEAEQRMSMVIAELNQIIMKPLEELYGNPNQQQ is encoded by the coding sequence ATGGCAGTCAATACTTATGATTCAGCCTACGAATTGGAAAAAGCAATCAGGAACAGTTCGGAATACACGGAACTAAAAAAGCTTTATGATGCTGTGAATAGCGATGAATCAGCAAAAAGAATGTTTGAAAACTTCCGCAATATCCAGATGCAGCTTCAGGAAAAGCAAATGACTGGGCAGGAAATTACCCAGGAAGAAGTAGAGCAGGCGCAAAAGACAGTAGCGCTTGTCCAGCAGCACGAACTGATTTCTAAGCTGATGGAAGCAGAACAAAGAATGAGCATGGTCATTGCTGAGCTTAATCAAATCATCATGAAGCCTCTTGAAGAGCTTTACGGTAACCCGAACCAGCAGCAATAA
- a CDS encoding YhzD family protein, whose amino-acid sequence MDTYKLTAFEPNGEKLIDESFQAANDEEAKEIGAKMLEEKNLSEKTHRCTSPRGKLVLFRP is encoded by the coding sequence ATGGATACTTACAAACTGACAGCCTTTGAACCTAATGGGGAAAAACTGATTGACGAGTCTTTCCAAGCAGCCAATGATGAAGAAGCAAAGGAAATTGGCGCAAAAATGCTGGAAGAAAAAAACCTCAGTGAAAAGACGCACCGCTGCACATCACCGAGAGGCAAGCTGGTTCTTTTCCGTCCATAA
- a CDS encoding ABC transporter ATP-binding protein — translation MVLQLEQVTKRFGNFTAVNQLSLNIPEKEMFGFLGANGAGKTTTFRMILGLLDVSEGKITWDGKPINYDTSSIIGYLPEERGLYPKLKVREQIVYLARLRGMQKQAALKELEYWLNRFKVPEYADKKVEELSKGNQQKIQFIAAVIHKPKLLILDEPFSGLDPVNVEQLKEAVLELKNAGTTIVFASHRMEHVEEMCEHICIMHKGRPVVHGSLKEIKRSFGKKNLVIHADFDTSFLKEYPGVSRAKSTAEGIHLQITGEQVAESILKEIVGKGFIRKFVLEEPSLNDIFIEKVGDSYE, via the coding sequence ATGGTGTTACAGCTTGAACAGGTTACAAAGAGATTTGGCAACTTTACAGCAGTGAACCAGCTATCGCTCAATATACCAGAAAAAGAGATGTTCGGTTTCCTTGGTGCTAATGGTGCAGGGAAGACGACTACTTTCCGGATGATTCTCGGGTTGCTGGATGTCTCGGAAGGAAAGATTACCTGGGATGGGAAGCCGATCAATTATGACACGAGCAGTATCATTGGTTACCTTCCGGAGGAAAGAGGGCTTTATCCAAAATTAAAAGTCCGGGAACAGATTGTCTATCTTGCCAGGTTGAGAGGGATGCAAAAACAAGCAGCTCTCAAGGAGCTTGAGTACTGGCTTAATCGTTTTAAAGTTCCAGAATATGCTGATAAAAAGGTTGAAGAGCTTTCGAAGGGGAACCAGCAAAAAATCCAGTTCATCGCCGCGGTCATCCATAAGCCAAAGCTGTTGATCCTTGATGAGCCTTTCAGCGGATTGGATCCTGTCAACGTTGAACAATTGAAGGAAGCGGTGCTTGAGCTGAAAAATGCGGGTACGACGATTGTATTTGCCAGTCACCGCATGGAGCATGTTGAGGAAATGTGTGAACATATTTGCATCATGCACAAAGGAAGACCTGTCGTTCATGGTTCTCTGAAAGAAATCAAGCGATCTTTTGGTAAAAAGAATTTGGTCATCCATGCTGATTTTGATACATCTTTCTTAAAGGAATATCCCGGAGTGTCGAGAGCGAAATCAACGGCAGAAGGAATACATCTGCAAATCACAGGTGAGCAAGTTGCTGAATCCATTTTGAAAGAGATTGTTGGTAAAGGCTTTATCCGTAAGTTCGTCCTTGAAGAACCAAGCCTCAATGATATTTTCATAGAAAAGGTGGGTGATTCATATGAATAA
- a CDS encoding enoyl-CoA hydratase yields MVAIEFSTDTVKLDINGRLAVLELNRPEALNALDVEMIKGITMNLKEICKSDEIDIVLIKGAGRAFSAGGDIKTMLSNTNESDFYHVMDDIHDMIVTLYSMPKVTISAVTGAAAGLGFSLALATDYIIAEPSSKIAMNFIGIGLIPDGGGHFFMEERLGETKAKQLIWDGKTLSANDAFTLGLIDEVPDGDFTEAVEAKIQEWLNKPVQAMIKTKKILAEKNRPALLKILELEKYGQFKMRQTEDHQEGIAAFLEKRKPQFKGK; encoded by the coding sequence ATGGTGGCGATTGAATTTTCAACGGACACTGTAAAATTAGATATTAATGGTCGACTGGCGGTTCTTGAGTTGAACAGGCCTGAAGCACTGAATGCACTTGATGTGGAAATGATCAAGGGAATCACGATGAACCTGAAGGAAATCTGCAAGTCTGATGAGATTGATATCGTGCTGATTAAAGGAGCTGGGCGTGCCTTCTCAGCAGGCGGGGACATCAAGACAATGCTTTCCAATACAAATGAAAGCGATTTCTATCATGTGATGGACGATATCCATGATATGATCGTGACGTTGTACAGCATGCCAAAAGTGACAATCAGCGCAGTTACGGGTGCTGCGGCCGGGTTGGGCTTTAGTCTAGCTCTTGCGACAGATTACATAATCGCTGAGCCATCGAGCAAGATTGCCATGAATTTTATTGGAATCGGTTTGATTCCGGATGGAGGAGGCCACTTCTTCATGGAGGAGCGCCTTGGAGAAACGAAGGCGAAGCAGCTGATTTGGGATGGAAAAACCCTTTCTGCTAATGATGCATTCACACTTGGCCTTATTGACGAGGTGCCAGATGGAGATTTTACAGAAGCGGTGGAGGCGAAAATACAAGAATGGTTGAATAAGCCAGTCCAGGCTATGATTAAAACAAAGAAAATTCTTGCTGAGAAAAACAGACCTGCCCTGTTGAAAATCCTTGAACTGGAGAAATACGGGCAGTTTAAAATGCGTCAGACAGAAGACCACCAGGAGGGCATCGCTGCTTTCCTTGAAAAGAGGAAGCCGCAATTCAAAGGGAAATAA
- a CDS encoding YheC/YheD family protein, with protein sequence MRKKYPIEIISHSKQLVFVPADLILTNPINKIAFGNKVVDVTCAPHPKGKNVVVLSNDVQKELSMPVLSISLHLFIDQNTLFIGPLIGILTAGFTPFPLRPIGERSMFFAKLLSVNKTVGALPFVFGEEHIDWNQGLIDGYFFVDGGWMKIKVPFPNVVYDRLPNRRTERKSELRSLKSRMQADYLIPWYNPGFFSKLDVFERLQQDDRAAEYLPETHQFSSFSVIERMLSNYGNVYVKPANGSLGLGIHQILFDKYNGYYYCRYRDQEGINKLTKFESLEKLMKKIFHKRNLSQMIVQQGISLLRSEKRLIDFRVHTNKDEYGVWQVAAIAAKIAGQGSVTTHVNNGGVVKSLDELFEDRTERELYEEKLSEAALILSSILEKNMEGIIGELGFDFGIDKSGKVWLFEANSKPGRSIFKHPKLKNFDLLTRKLSLSFGIFLAEKAITAPEDIFK encoded by the coding sequence ATGAGAAAGAAATATCCGATAGAAATCATCTCCCACTCCAAACAACTCGTCTTTGTTCCTGCTGATTTAATACTTACAAATCCAATCAATAAAATCGCATTTGGCAACAAGGTGGTGGATGTTACATGCGCTCCTCATCCTAAAGGAAAAAACGTGGTTGTCTTGAGCAATGATGTACAGAAGGAGCTCTCGATGCCTGTTTTATCTATCTCCTTGCACCTATTTATTGACCAGAATACATTGTTTATCGGGCCTCTGATCGGCATCCTGACAGCAGGCTTTACCCCTTTTCCATTAAGACCGATTGGCGAGAGGTCAATGTTCTTTGCCAAGCTGCTGTCCGTCAATAAGACGGTCGGCGCCCTGCCCTTCGTGTTTGGAGAGGAGCATATCGATTGGAATCAGGGGCTGATCGACGGTTATTTCTTTGTCGATGGAGGTTGGATGAAAATAAAGGTCCCCTTTCCGAATGTCGTCTATGACCGGCTGCCAAACAGGCGCACCGAAAGAAAGTCTGAGCTTCGCAGCTTGAAATCAAGGATGCAGGCCGATTACTTGATTCCATGGTATAATCCTGGCTTTTTCAGCAAACTGGATGTATTCGAGCGGCTGCAGCAAGATGATCGTGCAGCAGAGTACTTGCCTGAAACGCATCAGTTCTCTTCTTTTTCAGTGATAGAAAGGATGCTTTCAAATTACGGAAATGTCTATGTAAAACCTGCTAATGGAAGTCTTGGACTTGGCATCCACCAAATTCTGTTCGATAAGTATAATGGCTATTATTATTGCCGTTATCGTGACCAGGAGGGCATCAATAAATTAACGAAGTTTGAAAGCCTTGAAAAGTTGATGAAGAAGATCTTTCATAAAAGAAACCTTTCGCAGATGATTGTCCAACAGGGTATCAGCCTGCTGCGCTCTGAAAAAAGGCTCATTGATTTCAGGGTTCATACAAATAAGGATGAATACGGGGTTTGGCAGGTAGCTGCAATAGCCGCTAAAATTGCCGGCCAGGGCAGCGTCACTACACATGTGAACAACGGCGGAGTCGTAAAATCACTTGATGAGTTATTTGAAGACCGGACCGAACGAGAGCTCTATGAGGAAAAACTATCTGAAGCCGCTCTGATTTTAAGCTCCATTTTAGAAAAAAATATGGAAGGAATCATCGGTGAACTTGGTTTTGACTTTGGCATCGATAAATCAGGAAAAGTATGGCTCTTTGAGGCAAATTCAAAGCCGGGGAGGTCAATCTTCAAGCATCCAAAGCTAAAGAATTTTGATTTATTGACCCGGAAACTGTCTTTGTCCTTTGGCATTTTTTTAGCGGAAAAAGCTATTACAGCACCTGAGGATATTTTCAAATGA
- a CDS encoding YheC/YheD family protein, which yields MILRYNAESKAWTHEAKAGETFGFGFNKVNIPAASSETLPENSQQFLLKNKQRNIGPLIGIMTSMSKNMNLSGNGSLFQAIQAEMQKRNGLIVVFPPETIIKDGLTGVIFSPAAQKWIPAKTPLPHLVYNRVPFRKAEQQPAFKDAVNYLSALGIPFFNPGFINKNKLYSLFSRHPQLRKLMPESIEVKSMIKLAAFLDKHERIYLKPASSSKGIGIFRLRQKEGMIEFESHSHRHLYPGIKEFWKVKSRQLLKYEYIAQKEVLASAIDGNRFDFRVHAHDGPGGYEVTGIGIRQSQKQDLTTHLPNGGILLPYIKVKNDRHDQFFDWAVKEIGQLLTEELGYFGEFSLDAGITEKGNYVIYEVNSKPMSFDEPLIEEKRISALVDLFFRKTGF from the coding sequence ATGATCCTCCGCTATAATGCTGAGTCGAAGGCATGGACCCATGAAGCCAAAGCTGGTGAAACATTCGGCTTTGGCTTTAATAAAGTCAACATCCCAGCTGCATCATCAGAAACACTTCCTGAAAACAGCCAGCAGTTTCTGTTAAAAAACAAGCAGAGAAATATTGGTCCGCTGATTGGGATCATGACTTCAATGAGCAAGAATATGAACCTGTCTGGCAATGGATCATTATTCCAGGCGATTCAAGCCGAGATGCAGAAACGGAATGGTCTGATTGTCGTCTTCCCCCCGGAAACCATCATCAAGGATGGCCTGACAGGTGTCATATTTTCACCTGCTGCCCAAAAATGGATACCAGCAAAAACACCTCTTCCCCATCTTGTATATAATCGGGTACCCTTTCGAAAGGCTGAGCAGCAGCCAGCTTTCAAGGATGCCGTAAACTATCTGTCTGCACTTGGAATTCCATTTTTCAATCCTGGCTTCATCAATAAAAACAAACTGTACTCCCTATTTTCCAGACATCCACAATTAAGGAAGCTAATGCCGGAAAGTATTGAAGTGAAATCAATGATCAAGCTGGCCGCTTTCCTTGATAAACATGAGCGCATCTATTTGAAGCCTGCTTCGTCTTCCAAGGGCATCGGGATTTTTCGCCTGCGGCAAAAAGAAGGTATGATTGAGTTCGAAAGTCACTCCCATCGCCATCTGTATCCTGGCATAAAGGAGTTTTGGAAAGTCAAATCCAGGCAGTTATTAAAGTACGAGTATATCGCCCAGAAAGAAGTATTGGCTTCAGCCATCGACGGGAACCGATTTGACTTCCGGGTCCACGCCCATGATGGACCGGGTGGGTATGAAGTAACAGGAATAGGCATACGCCAATCTCAGAAGCAGGACCTGACCACCCACCTGCCGAATGGAGGAATCTTGCTTCCTTATATAAAGGTAAAGAATGACAGGCATGACCAATTCTTCGACTGGGCGGTAAAGGAAATCGGACAGTTGCTTACTGAAGAGTTAGGTTACTTTGGAGAATTCTCCCTTGATGCCGGAATCACTGAGAAAGGCAACTATGTCATTTATGAAGTCAATTCAAAACCGATGAGCTTCGACGAACCATTGATTGAGGAAAAGAGGATATCTGCTCTAGTGGATCTATTCTTCAGAAAAACAGGGTTCTGA
- a CDS encoding YheC/YheD family protein, with translation MISFGMMSLSLKSELTYFTEIARRANADRLTCFRFSPASIHPITEMVTGERFDQKKDCWVKAEFQLPNIIYDRCFYTNDLASKQAMAIVKWLKKKTDITFLGYGLPNKWEIHQVLSQSPLSPYIPKTILAGSGKAVIAQLDVMDTTILKPVFGSGGAGIYKVKKTGREFEISADIGDGLITKTFHSTSETEDWLDNLFRKKEYMMQPYLSLSDPQNCPFDIRVLLQKDHEGKWIARGKGIRRGIKDGILSNLRAGGEILPFEEYVNSLDIRTRRFISLELEEILSQLPGILEASFPRLFELGIDIGVSRDHALWVLDTNSKPGRKVVTSTNPDLKEVLYKAPIEYASVLSKILPEREEQHL, from the coding sequence ATGATTTCATTTGGAATGATGTCACTTTCCTTGAAAAGTGAATTAACCTATTTTACCGAAATTGCCAGGAGGGCGAATGCAGACAGATTAACTTGTTTTAGGTTTTCGCCAGCTAGTATCCATCCAATCACCGAAATGGTTACAGGTGAGAGGTTCGACCAGAAGAAAGATTGCTGGGTAAAAGCTGAATTCCAGCTCCCAAACATCATTTATGACCGTTGTTTTTATACAAATGATCTTGCTTCGAAACAGGCCATGGCGATAGTGAAATGGCTGAAGAAAAAAACGGATATTACCTTCCTCGGATACGGTTTGCCAAATAAATGGGAAATACACCAGGTTCTATCGCAATCTCCTCTCTCTCCCTATATTCCGAAAACGATTCTTGCCGGCAGCGGTAAAGCTGTTATTGCCCAACTGGATGTGATGGATACGACTATATTGAAACCGGTTTTCGGTTCTGGCGGGGCAGGGATTTACAAGGTTAAAAAAACAGGCAGAGAGTTCGAAATCTCAGCCGACATTGGTGACGGACTGATTACGAAAACCTTCCATTCCACCAGTGAGACAGAGGATTGGCTTGATAACTTATTCAGAAAAAAAGAGTATATGATGCAGCCATACCTCAGTCTGTCAGATCCGCAGAATTGTCCTTTTGACATAAGGGTACTGCTGCAAAAAGATCATGAGGGAAAATGGATTGCGCGCGGCAAGGGCATCCGCCGTGGAATCAAGGATGGAATCCTGTCTAACTTACGTGCCGGCGGAGAAATATTGCCATTTGAAGAATACGTGAATTCCCTTGATATCCGAACCAGAAGATTCATTTCACTTGAATTAGAGGAAATTCTTTCGCAACTGCCAGGCATCCTTGAAGCATCATTTCCCCGCCTTTTCGAGCTAGGAATAGATATTGGTGTCTCAAGGGATCATGCTCTCTGGGTGCTAGACACAAATTCAAAACCCGGCAGGAAGGTCGTCACTTCCACTAATCCCGATTTAAAAGAAGTGCTATATAAAGCACCAATCGAATATGCCAGTGTGCTTTCGAAAATTCTGCCAGAAAGAGAGGAACAGCACTTATGA